TTCAATATCCTGCCAGCGCTTAGGATGGCGTGAGCCCGGCGCGTTACTGTGCGCCAGCTCATCCATTAAAATCAGCGCCGGACGGCGGGCGAGGGCGGCATCCAGGTCAAATTCGCGAATTTGCCGCCCCCGGTGTGTGTGTCGTTTGGGCGGCAGAACGTCCAGCCCCTCCAACAGCGCGGCGGTCTCTTTACGACCATGTGTCTCCGCGACGCCGATCACCACATCCAGACCTTGCCCCCGTAGCCGCTGCGCCTGCGCCAGCATCGCCCAGGTTTTCCCGACGCCTGCACAGGCGCCGAAGAAAATTTTTAACGTCCCCCGATGGGGCTGTGGCGTTTGCTCCAACAAGCGATCCGGGTCAGGACGCAAGGGTTCATCATTCATTTTGCTCTGTGTCCCTGTAGCGCATCCAGCGCCAGATTAAGCTCAACAATATTCACCACCGGTTGCCCAAGAAAGCGCGCCAGCGGCCTGTGCGTATATTCTGCAACCAGTTGCGCCACCTGTTCAACGGGAAGCTGGCGAGCCGCCGCGACGCGGGGGATTTGCCATGCTGCGGCGTCGGGTGTCAGATTATTATCCAGCCCGCTTGCCGAGGCCGTTACCAGCTCAACCGGAACCGCAGCACTCGCCTCAGGGTTAGCGGCGCGTAACGCTGCGACACGGGCCTGTATTTGCGCATCCAGTTCGGGATTGCTGGCGGCCAGATTGCTCCCGCCTGATGCCATAGAATTATAAGGTGTATCGGCGGTGGCGGAGGGCCGACCATGAAAATAGCCCGCGGCGGTAAACGATTGTCCGATAAGCGCCGAGCCGCGTATTACATTGTCTTCACGAATCAGCGATCCATTGGCTTGCCAGGGAAACCACCACTGCCCCAGCGCTGTGGTCAGCAGCGGATAGACGCCACCGGTGAGGAGTAGCAGAAATACCATTGTCGAAAACACAGGACGTAAACCGATCATCGTACACCTCACACCAGACCCAGCAGGGTCAGCAGGATATCAATCACTTTAATGCCAATAAACGGCACCACCAGGCCACCCAGACCATAGATCCATAAATTACGGCGCAGCATAGCTGATGCGGAAAGCGG
The Salmonella bongori NCTC 12419 DNA segment above includes these coding regions:
- the kdpC gene encoding potassium-transporting ATPase subunit KdpC, translated to MIGLRPVFSTMVFLLLLTGGVYPLLTTALGQWWFPWQANGSLIREDNVIRGSALIGQSFTAAGYFHGRPSATADTPYNSMASGGSNLAASNPELDAQIQARVAALRAANPEASAAVPVELVTASASGLDNNLTPDAAAWQIPRVAAARQLPVEQVAQLVAEYTHRPLARFLGQPVVNIVELNLALDALQGHRAK